The Huiozyma naganishii CBS 8797 chromosome 3, complete genome genome contains a region encoding:
- the ESC2 gene encoding Esc2p (similar to Saccharomyces cerevisiae ESC2 (YDR363W); ancestral locus Anc_5.425): MVSSDSDDDFFNMAGSDAGEPVLAVAPVAPVVPKKTATETVPLELESSSSESSRRSSRRGSDRSVSTESGSDESPRRKRRKMGTDSSSSSSSDAESGPDDEEQFFQELLRARTQSVEPAETATTSTVPSPVYRVRFQSQLEGTLGKSVQVKVIGTRPLGTVLPSVLSALVRACRVPQVLQGGYTEGAVGMYRGGARVLPFMNCNSLGVVQEFENEVLEVDVVLRALNLETPASDVSGGQEATNGTEAAASVPVPVPAPATAASESPGNPAPALMKIALLSADNRRLYVKVHGGTPCSRLLEYYRMERGLPAGAPLQLRLDDEQVSPETHISELDLEDGDVLEIAE; this comes from the coding sequence ATGGTGTCCTCTGACAGCGATGacgacttcttcaacatgGCAGGGTCTGACGCTGGGGAGCCGGTGCTCGCGGTGGCCCCGGTGGCCCCGGTGGTGCCGAAGAAGACCGCAACGGAGACGGTGCCGCTGGAGTTGGAGAGTAGTTCCAGCGAGAGTAGTCGACGGAGTAGTCGACGGGGCAGTGACCGTTCGGTATCCACAGAGTCAGGGTCTGATGAGAGCCCGCGGCGGAAACGACGTAAGATGGGTACGGACTCGAGCTCGAGTTCGAGTTCGGATGCCGAGTCAGGCCCTGACGATgaggaacagttcttcCAAGAGTTGCTCAGGGCGAGGACACAGTCCGTGGAGCCCGCCGAGACTGCTACAACGTCGACGGTGCCCTCCCCCGTGTACAGAGTACGGTTCCAATCGCAACTGGAGGGCACGCTGGGCAAGAGTGTGCAAGTGAAAGTGATCGGCACACGACCACTGGGGACAGTGTTGCCCAGTGTATTGAGTGCGTTGGTGAGAGCGTGTCGTGTACCACAGGTGTTGCAGGGTGGGTACACTGAGGGTGCCGTCGGGATGTACCGTGGTGGGGCACGCGTGCTTCCCTTTATGAACTGTAACTCGCTGGGTGTAGTGCAAGAGTTTGAGAACGAGGTGTTGGAAGTCGACGTGGTGCTGCGTGCGTTGAACCTGGAGACACCCGCCAGCGATGTGTCTGGTGGACAGGAGGCAACCAACGGAACCGAGGCTGCAGCCTCCGTCCCTGTTCCCGTTCCTGCCCCCGCCACCGCTGCAAGTGAATCCCCCGGTAATCCCGCCCCCGCCCTGATGAAGATCGCACTGCTGAGCGCAGACAATCGACGTCTCTACGTGAAGGTCCACGGCGGCACACCTTGTTCGCGACTGCTCGAATACTACAGGATGGAGCGTGGGCTTCCTGCCGGAGCACCTTTGCAACTACGGCTCGACGACGAGCAGGTGTCCCCAGAGACCCACATATCGGAACTGGACCTCGAGGACGGCGACGTCCTCGAGATAGCAGAGTGA
- the RIO1 gene encoding protein kinase RIO1 (similar to Saccharomyces cerevisiae RIO1 (YOR119C); ancestral locus Anc_5.432), which translates to MSVEEKFEKLSIDHHVKDDTANNKLLDKYAHKIKNDQFSFSKVKKTTKDKANRATVENVLDPRTMRFLQALMNRGIISDFNGCLSTGKEANVYHAFAGDGVSRASGTLPDEESLLARLTQEERAVQASVGGKKEYAIKIFKTSILVFKDRERYVDGEFRFRNSRSQHNPRKMIKIWAEKEFRNLKRIYQSGAVPVPKPVEVKNNVLVMEFLNRGDGFASPRLRDYPYKDTDSIRQYYCTLVAYMRLMYQVCGLVHADLSEYNVLVHNDRLYIIDVSQSVQPEHPMSLDFLRMDIKNVNLYFGKMGIDIFPERIIFQFVISESLDKFEGDYKSSKDLTEYVESNLPVKKTEQDEMEDEVFRSLYLVRNLEGLEERDFDRFTEGKFDLLKSLLAHDMEKNFTAAEQQFEFDDENDSSSGSQDDDGEDEDEEESDGEDEEDVYYTTDDEDKVLKGKKYEDKDAKKLRKQEAKDAKREKRKTKVKKHIKKKLVNKTKSKK; encoded by the coding sequence ATGTCTGTAGAGGAGAAGTTTGAGAAGCTGTCAATTGACCACCATGTGAAGGATGACACAGCGAACAACAAACTTCTGGACAAGTATGCCCACAAGATCAAGAATGACCAGTTTTCGTTCTCGAAAGTAAAGAAAACGACGAAGGATAAAGCCAATAGGGCCACCGTGGAGAATGTGCTGGACCCGCGGACGATGCGGTTTTTGCAAGCGCTGATGAACAGGGGCATTATTTCGGATTTCAACGGGTGTTTGAGTACGGGGAAGGAGGCTAATGTGTACCATGCGTTTGCAGGGGACGGTGTCTCGAGGGCTAGTGGCACTCTTCCGGATGAGGAGTCCCTATTGGCGAGATTGACTCAGGAAGAGAGGGCTGTGCAGGCCAGTGTTGGCGGTAAGAAAGAGTACGCGATTAAGATCTTCAAGACATCGATATTGGTATTTAAAGACAGGGAACGGTACGTCGACGGTGAGTTCCGGTTCAGGAACTCGCGGTCACAGCACAACCCGCGTAAGATGATCAAGATCTGGGCAGAGAAGGAGTTCCGgaacttgaagagaatATACCAGTCCGGTGCAGTCCCAGTTCCGAAACCAGTAGAGGTGAAGAACAACGTGCTAGTGATGGAGTTCTTGAACCGTGGCGATGGGTTCGCGTCCCCCAGACTAAGGGATTACCCATATAAGGACACGGACAGTATTAGACAGTACTACTGTACTTTGGTGGCGTACATGAGGCTAATGTACCAGGTCTGTGGGCTGGTCCATGCGGATCTTTCAGAATACAATGTGTTGGTACACAACGACCGACTGTACATCATTGATGTGTCGCAGAGTGTGCAGCCCGAACATCCAATGAGTTTGGATTTCCTGCGAATGGATATAAAGAATGTCAACTTGTATTTCGGGAAGATGGGCATCGATATCTTCCCCGAAAGAATCATCTTCCAGTTCGTGATATCAGAGTCGCTCGATAAATTTGAGGGTGACTACAAGAGCTCCAAAGATTTGACAGAGTACGTTGAGTCGAACCTCCCAGTGAAGAAAACGGAACAGGACGAGATGGAGGACGAAGTGTTCAGGTCGCTGTACCTCGTTAGGAACTTGGAAGGGTTGGAGGAAAGAGACTTTGACAGATTCACAGAGGGGAAGTTTGATCTATTGAAGAGTCTGCTGGCTCACGACATGGAAAAGAATTTCACCGCTGCTGAGCAGCAATTTGAGTTCGATGACGAAAACGATTCATCAAGTGGGTCTCAAGATGACGATGgagaagacgaagacgaagaggagagTGATggcgaagacgaagaagacgtCTACTACACCACagatgacgaggacaaAGTTCTTAAGGGGAAGAAGTACGAGGATAAAGATGCAAAGAAACTGCGGAAGCAGGAAGCAAAGGATGCGAAGCGCGAAAAGCGGAAGACCAAAGTGAAGAAGCACataaaaaagaagctgGTCAACAAGACCAAATCTAAGAAGTGA
- the CDC40 gene encoding Cdc40p (similar to Saccharomyces cerevisiae CDC40 (YDR364C); ancestral locus Anc_5.429) — MELLNAYASQSESESESGDALRRSPDENSLKRRFTVSKGETQRWKRKRKAAGPWESWSSSESDGDAAVIPDIVDQDDVDGDASNSDGGTTVDGDIADAQSRYYGPPGCQSSLLSVPSDVAVDLEKPPLSFKCYLPKTVKATFSGHRNGTNTLQFIPNTGHLFMSGGNDAVVRLWDFYHDRRCVRDYRSHSKGIRATRFVPDGSQFLSASFDQTVNRWDTETGTVLQSLSLRSTPTAVDFRPQHGTDEYLVGLSDSRILHYDTRVDTRDGLVQTYDHHLGGILALRYFPDGTKFISSSEDKTVRIWDSGVNIPVKQISDTTQHSMPSVSLHPAGGYFVTQSMDNVLYTYSLRPKYRRHQTKLFRGQRGAGYGIGVGFSPDGKYVCSGDSKSKVLVWDWTTTKLLRELRVPGRRPITQVEWHPQETSKVICSGAAGKIYMFD; from the coding sequence ATGGAACTTCTCAATGCGTACGCCTCGCAGTCAGAATCCGAGTCTGAGTCTGGCGATGCGTTGCGGCGGTCTCCCGACGAGAATTCGCTGAAGAGACGGTTCACTGTGAGCAAGGGCGAGACCCAACGGTGGAAGCGGAAAAGGAAGGCGGCGGGACCCTGGGAGTCCTGGTCGAGCAGCGAGAGCGATGGTGATGCGGCTGTGATACCAGATATTGTTGACCAAGATGATGTTGATGGTGACGCTAGCAACAGTGATGGTGGCACCACGGTTGACGGGGACATTGCAGATGCACAATCGCGGTACTATGGCCCTCCAGGATGCCAGAGCAGTCTACTATCTGTACCTTCcgatgttgctgttgattTGGAGAAGCCGCCGCTATCCTTCAAGTGTTACCTCCCGAAGACGGTCAAGGCGACCTTCTCTGGGCATCGCAACGGCACGAACACTTTACAGTTCATCCCGAATACTGGCCACCTGTTCATGTCCGGTGGAAACGATGCTGTAGTGCGGCTGTGGGACTTCTACCACGATAGGCGATGCGTGCGGGACTACCGGTCGCACTCCAAGGGAATCCGAGCGACGCGCTTTGTCCCCGACGGGTCGCAGTTCCTGAGCGCCTCGTTTGACCAGACGGTGAACCGGTGGGACACAGAGACGGGTACCGTATTGCAGTCGCTGTCCCTGAGGTCGACTCCAACAGCTGTTGACTTCCGCCCGCAACACGGCACGGACGAGTACCTTGTCGGGCTCTCTGACTCTCGGATCCTACACTACGACACGCGTGTGGACACCCGTGACGGGCTCGTGCAGACGTACGACCATCATTTGGGAGGGATCCTTGCTCTGAGGTATTTCCCGGATGGTACTAAGTTCATCTCTTCGTCCGAGGACAAGACTGTACGGATCTGGGACAGTGGGGTGAACATTCCCGTGAAGCAGATCAGCGACACGACGCAGCACTCGATGCCCAGTGTGTCCCTGCACCCTGCTGGTGGATACTTTGTGACGCAGAGCATGGACAACGTGCTGTACACGTACTCTCTGCGGCCCAAATACCGGCGGCACCAGACGAAGCTGTTCCGGGGCCAGCGCGGTGCAGGGTACGGCATTGGTGTTGGCTTCTCCCCCGACGGGAAGTACGTGTGTTCGGGGGACTCGAAGAGTAAAGTGCTCGTGTGGGACTGGACTACGACAAAACTTCTGCGTGAGTTGCGAGTACCCGGTAGGAGACCCATTACACAGGTGGAGTGGCACCCGCAGGAGACGAGCAAAGTGATCTGCAGCGGTGCCGCGGGCAAGATCTACATGTTTGACTGA
- the RPT5 gene encoding proteasome regulatory particle base subunit RPT5 (similar to Saccharomyces cerevisiae RPT5 (YOR117W); ancestral locus Anc_5.428): MATLEELDVVGDAAGGDDGLALELGSLSTQELQTRSKLLDNEIRIFKSELQRLQHEKNVMLEKIKDNREKIKNNRQLPYLVANVVEIMDGGAGEEDEERAAGGKAAVVKTSSRQTVFLPMVGLVDPDTLKPNDLVGVNKDSYLILDTLPSEFDSRVKAMEVDEKPTETYSDVGGLDKQIEELVEAIVLPMKRADKFKDMGIRAPKGALMYGPPGTGKTLLARACAAQTNATFLKLAAPQLVQMFIGEGAKLVRDAFALAKEKAPTIIFIDELDAIGTKRFDSEKSGDREVQRTMLELLNQLDGFSSDDNVKVLAATNRVDVLDPALLRSGRLDRKIEFPLPTEDSRAQILQIHSRKMTTDDDINWQELARSTDEFNGAQLKAVTVEAGMIALRNGQASVKHEDFVDAIGEVQARKSKSVSFYA, translated from the coding sequence ATGGCGACGCTGGAGGAATTGGACGTTGTGGGGGACGCTGCTGGCGGGGACGATGGACTGGCCCTTGAGCTCGGGTCCCTCTCGACGCAGGAGTTGCAGACGAGGAGCAAGTTACTTGACAACGAGATTCGGATCTTCAAGTCAGAGTTGCAACGGCTGCAGCACGAGAAGAACGTCATGCTGGAGAAGATCAAGGACAACAGggagaagatcaagaacaacaggCAGCTGCCGTACCTCGTTGCGAACGTCGTTGAGATTATGGACGGCGGTGCCGGtgaagaggacgaagaAAGGGCTGCGGGAGGGAAAGCCGCTGTGGTGAAGACCTCTTCGAGACAGACGGTGTTCTTGCCCATGGTAGGGCTCGTGGACCCGGATACGCTGAAACCGAACGATCTCGTAGGGGTGAACAAGGACTCGTACTTGATACTGGACACTTTACCCTCAGAGTTCGACAGCAGGGTGAAAGCGATGGAAGTGGATGAGAAACCGACGGAGACGTACTCGGACGTCGGTGGGCTAGACAAGCAGATTGAGGAACTTGTAGAGGCGATCGTGCTCCCTATGAAGCGAGCGGATAAGTTTAAAGACATGGGGATTCGTGCTCCCAAGGGGGCACTCATGTATGGTCCACCGGGTACGGGGAAGACACTTCTAGCGAGAGCGTGTGCTGCACAGACAAACGCgactttcttgaaattggcAGCACCACAACTCGTACAGATGTTTATCGGGGAAGGTGCTAAGCTTGTCAGAGACGCCTTCGCCCTTGCAAAGGAAAAGGCACCCAcgatcatcttcatcgacGAACTGGACGCCATTGGGACTAAAAGATTCGACTCGGAGAAATCCGGTGACAGAGAAGTCCAGCGGACCATGCTTGAGTTGCTAAACCAACTGGACGGGTTCTCCTCAGACGATAACGTGAAGGTCCTTGCGGCAACGAACAGAGTCGACGTGTTGGATCCCGCATTGCTCAGATCGGGGAGACTCGACAGGAAGATAGAGTTCCCACTGCCCACAGAGGACTCCAGGGCACAGATCCTGCAGATCCACTCCAGAAAGATGACCACGGACGACGATATTAACTGGCAGGAACTTGCGAGATCTACGGACGAGTTCAACGGTGCTCAATTGAAGGCCGTCACCGTCGAGGCAGGGATGATCGCTCTCAGAAACGGCCAGGCCTCAGTGAAACACGAGGACTTTGTAGACGCCATCGGAGAAGTACAGGCAAGAAAGTCAAAGTCCGTCTCGTTCTACGCATAG
- the ESF1 gene encoding pre-rRNA-processing protein ESF1 (similar to Saccharomyces cerevisiae ESF1 (YDR365C); ancestral locus Anc_5.430) yields MSDKMSSDPRFSGVYNDPKFRSTKEKKLKVKLDSRFSKKDLEVKKKAKVDKYGRKIKNGDANKKELEDFDKYFEKEDEAKESEDAEAPEAPVKVVVDRARGEVPDDYVSSADEFTSSDSESSGSSESESESEQSDVEDEIEANSGKPESGDPSKTLAVVNLDWDHVKSVDLMITFTGFIPKGGKIERICIYPSEFGKERLNREEKEGPPKELFHKKKSKKNSAAKSKGAESGKSDDDVSDVDIKDLYEEGDAEKDIDSKALRQYQLERLRYFYAVVYCNNVETAKAIYDNCDATEYESTANMFDLRYVPEGMTFDDDPRDECEALPKNYKPLNFATDALQHSNVKLTWDETPADRVEIAKRAFSQKEIDDMDFKAYLASDSEDSDAKVDETMKNRLKALVGGTLKASRPKGGAEEDEDDEEGMDMEITFTPGLDEAQVAEQEAAAEEESTIDKIRRKEKERRKNRKQKLKELKKNAEKEKRDKLKSLKKGRKNGEEEPVDDKAKAELELLMMDEDEERDSKSTLNKKMHFNMNEIMRSEKEKKKKSKFQDKNRIVEDEFKPDLSDDRFKEVFEDHDFAIDPSRPEFKETPAMQKILQERSNRARSKGKKRKSAEQSTDTSDKTDISQIVSKLKRKKKSKTKA; encoded by the coding sequence ATGTCTGATAAGATGTCTAGTGATCCTAGATTTTCAGGTGTCTACAATGACCCCAAATTTAGATCTACTAAGGAAAAGAAGCTGAAGGTCAAGCTGGACAGCCGTTTCAGCAAGAAAGATCTGGaagtgaagaagaaggctAAAGTCGACAAATACGGTAGAAAGATCAAGAATGGGGATGCAAACAAGAAAGAGTTGGAGGATTTCGACAAATATTTCGAGAAGGAAGATGAAGCGAAGGAAAGTGAAGATGCCGAGGCACCAGAGGCGCCCGTCAAAGTCGTTGTGGACAGGGCTCGTGGAGAAGTTCCCGATGACTATGTCAGCTCTGCTGATGAGTTTACATCATCCGATTCCGAGTCTTCTGGTTCCTCTGAGTCCGAATCTGAGTCTGAGCAGAGTGACGTTGAGGATGAAATCGAAGCGAACAGCGGCAAACCTGAATCTGGTGATCCGTCCAAGACGCTTGCCGTGGTCAACTTAGATTGGGATCACGTTAAATCGGTAGACCTGATGATCACCTTCACTGGGTTTATTCCAAAAGGTGGTAAGATTGAAAGAATCTGTATATACCCGAGTGAGTTTGGTAAGGAAAGGTTGAACagggaggagaaggagggTCCGCCCAAGGAATTATTTcataagaagaagagcaagaagaacagtGCGGCGAAGTCCAAAGGCGCGGAATCCGGCAAAAGCGATGACGACGTTTCTGATGTCGACATCAAGGATTTGTATGAGGAAGGTGACGCGGAGAAGGACATCGACTCCAAAGCTCTGCGTCAGTACCAACTAGAGAGATTGAGATACTTCTATGCCGTCGTTTACTGTAATAATGTAGAGACTGCGAAGGCGATCTATGACAACTGTGACGCGACAGAGTACGAGTCAACGGCCAATATGTTCGACTTGAGATACGTCCCCGAGGGGATGACCTTCGACGACGATCCTAGAGACGAGTGTGAGGCGTTACCAAAAAATTACAAGCCTTTAAACTTTGCGACGGATGCTCTACAGCATTCCAACGTGAAATTGACCTGGGACGAAACGCCTGCTGACCGGGTTGAGATTGCGAAGAGGGCGTTTTCTCAGAAGGAGATCGACGATATGGACTTCAAGGCTTATTTGGCCTCTGATAGCGAGGATTCGGATGCGAAAGTTGATGAAACGATGAAGAACAGATTGAAGGCGCTTGTCGGTGGTACTTTGAAAGCGAGCAGGCCGAAGGGCGGTGCggaagaagacgaggacgatgaggaagGAATGGACATGGAGATCACTTTCACGCCTGGTTTGGACGAAGCACAGGTTGCTGAACAGGAAGCCGCcgcagaggaggaaagtACGATAGATAAGATTAGACGTAAAGAGAAGGAGCGTCGTAAGAACAGGAAAcaaaagttgaaggaattgaagaagaacgcggagaaggaaaagagggacaagttgaaatcgttgaagaagggtCGCAAGAATGGTGAGGAGGAGCCCGTTGACGACAAGGCAAAGGCTGAACTTGAACTATTGATGATggatgaagatgaggaGAGAGACTCGAAGAGTACGTTAAATAAGAAGATGCACTTTAACATGAACGAGATCATGCGTTctgagaaggagaagaagaagaaatcgaagTTCCAGGACAAGAACAGGATTGTCGAGGATGAGTTCAAACCCGATTTGAGCGATGACAGATTCAAGGAAGTCTTTGAGGACCACGATTTTGCTATCGATCCATCCCGTCCCGAGTTCAAGGAAACACCGGCGATGCAGAAAATCTTACAAGAACGTTCCAATCGTGCCCGCTCCAAGGGTAAGAAAAGGAAATCCGCAGAGCAGTCCACGGACACCTCTGACAAGACGGACATCTCACAGATTGTGTCtaaattgaagaggaagaagaagtcgaaAACGAAGGCATGA
- the KNAG0C04990 gene encoding putative cystathionine beta-lyase (similar to Saccharomyces cerevisiae YHR112C; ancestral locus Anc_5.423), which produces MEHLATTLIHADDRDNRVPDVAPPINVSTTYRYDKDDLVPWRDRESLEFMDKRPIYSRLAHPNSTRLESLFSQILGGHAVVYNSGLAAFFAALIHYNPKRLFIDQSYHGCRAIAHILTRTTGMQQCSLDDVPQMAQPGDVVHLESPVNPLGTVPRDMSLLAEQAHERGAVLIVDSTFAPPPLQDPWRFGCDMVMHSATKYFGGHSDLLSGVLVTRDQQTAGALRDDRIYLGTNVANLEAYLLLRSLRTFELRIQRQSTNCTAVVAYLNDHRGDWPLVLDKLYHSSLQTGEPWVAEQLEGGHPPVFALTLRSIDQCKRFPQLLHYFQHATSLGGVESLVEWRAMTDPHIDQTLVRVSVGCENAEDLIADLTTALNALQSDP; this is translated from the coding sequence ATGGAACACCTCGCGACAACTCTGATACACGCAGACGATAGGGACAACAGGGTGCCCGACGTCGCTCCGCCGATCAACGTCTCGACCACGTACCGCTACGACAAGGACGATCTCGTGCCCTGGAGGGACCGTGAGTCCCTCGAGTTCATGGACAAGAGACCCATTTACTCGAGACTCGCACACCCGAACTCAACACGGCTGGAGAGTCTGTTCTCGCAGATCCTAGGAGGCCACGCAGTAGTGTACAACTCTGGGCTCGCTGCGTTCTTCGCAGCACTGATCCACTACAACCCGAAGCGATTGTTCATAGACCAGAGCTACCATGGTTGTAGAGCCATTGCTCATATCCTCACGAGAACCACTGGGATGCAGCAGTGTTCCCTAGATGACGTCCCGCAGATGGCTCAACCTGGGGATGTCGTACACTTGGAGAGCCCAGTCAACCCATTGGGGACTGTCCCCAGGGATATGTCCCTTCTCGCCGAACAGGCTCACGAGAGGGGGGCCGTGCTGATAGTGGATTCGACTTTCGCTCCACCACCGCTCCAAGATCCTTGGAGGTTCGGGTGCGATATGGTCATGCACTCAGCGACCAAGTACTTTGGTGGACACTCGGACTTGCTCAGTGGGGTGCTCGTCACAAGAGACCAGCAGACCGCGGGGGCACTCCGCGACGATAGGATATACTTGGGGACCAACGTCGCAAACCTCGAGGCGTATCTTTTACTCCGCTCGCTGCGCACTTTCGAACTGCGCATCCAACGGCAGTCCACCAACTGCACCGCCGTGGTGGCATACCTCAACGACCACCGCGGTGACTGGCCTCTCGTCCTCGACAAGTTGTACCACTCGTCCCTGCAAACTGGGGAACCCTGGGTCGCGGAACAACTAGAGGGCGGGCACCCACCCGTGTTTGCTCTCACTCTACGGTCCATTGACCAGTGCAAGAGGTTCCCACAGCTGCTGCACTACTTCCAACACGCGACGTCCCTCGGTGGTGTCGAGTCCCTCGTCGAATGGAGGGCCATGACGGACCCACACATCGACCAGACGCTTGTCAGGGTGTCCGTCGGTTGCGAGAATGCAGAGGACCTCATTGCGGACCTGACCACTGCGTTGAACGCTTTGCAAAGCGACCCATAG
- the SEM1 gene encoding proteasome regulatory particle lid subunit SEM1 (similar to Saccharomyces cerevisiae SEM1 (YDR363W-A); ancestral locus Anc_5.427): protein MSNTQATRETTQASGTAATTVATAATNTAAPQKKLSLEEDDDEFEDFPVDDWDAKSTVGASQGAAQGQGTALWEENWDDVEVDDEFTQTLRSELQA, encoded by the coding sequence ATGAGCAACACACAGGCGACACGGGAGACCACACAGGCGAGCGGCACCGCTGCGACGACGGTCGCCACAGCTGCGACGAACACGGCAGCCCCACAGAAGAAACTATCCcttgaagaggacgacgacgagttcgagGACTTCCCAGTGGACGACTGGGACGCAAAGAGCACGGTCGGTGCCTCGCAAGGTGCCGCGCAGGGACAGGGCACTGCCCTCTGGGAGGAGAACTGGGACGACGTGGAggtcgacgacgagttcaCGCAGACGCTCAGGAGCGAGTTGCAAGCATAG